The Pectobacterium parmentieri genome segment GCGGCCGTCGAAGAAGCGGCTGCTGAAGCCTTCCGCTTCATGGGCTAGCGCCGCGATGCTCAGGTTAAACGGGCCAATGCCTACGCCAATGAAATCTACAGTGTTTGTCATGATTTAATCCTTTGTCGCCAGCCACAGCGGGTTTTGCAGATCCTCGAGGTAATTCGGCAGCATGCGGCTGCCGCCGTCCTGGTCAGGGAAGGTCAGTTTTACCGGGTTCAGCACGACGCGAATGATTTGTGGCCTGAAGAGTGAGAAAAGCGCGAAACGCGCTGACAGTTGTGGGTGTTCCTGCATGTAATCACTCAACACTGTCGCCAGCAGTTGATAAAAACGTCTCTCCGGCACGCCGAGGCGTACCATAAGCGGCGAAACAAAGCGCAACACCGTCACAAAGTGGCCGGTCTGCAAATCATGAATCAGATAGTCGGCGCTCAGGCGGGCGGTAACATCCCGCACTTCCTGAGGCAGGGAGTCCATCTCCGGGAACTCATCCTTCACCAGCCGCATGTCGCCCTGAAAATCCTTCAACAGAACGCGCTGCGGCACGCCATTTTTCATGGCGAGGGTAATATTTTGTCCGTGGGCGATCAGCGCGACGCCGTAGCGGCACAGCAGGTGGTAGAGCGGCACCACCACCACGCGGAACATCTGCGACAGCCAGGCTTCCGCATCCATCCCGGACTGGGCGATATACGCGCCAATCAGCGGCCGGTTGTGCTCATCGCACTCCATCAGGGTCGCCATCAGAATTGGGATTTCATCGGACTTCAGCCAGCGGAACGGATTCTCGCGCCAGATAACGCCGAGCATCTCCTGATAACGATACGGTGCCTGCGCCAGCGCGGCGTAGCCCTCGTGGGAAACGTAGCCCGCCGCCGGTTCGCCGAGGATCACCGCGCCGCTTTGTTGCAGCGTCGGGTCAGTGGCAAACACCTGCTGAAGCCAGCGCGAGGCCAGCGGCCCGGCGGCAATATATTTGCCCGGAATGCCGCGATAGCAGGAGGTGTTGTAAATCGTCAGCGGCAGTTTGATATCCAGCCCGACCTGGCGGCTGGCGTTGGTCAGGGTGCGCAGCGACTGCTGGGCGAGCCAGCGGTCGCCAAATTCACCCAACGACACCATGCGGCCCTCAGCCAGATCGGCAACGAAATCGAGGGCGATTTTTTGCTGCCACTGCCACGGATGCACCGGCAACGCGAGCCAGCTCTTGTCCAGCCCGCGCGCCTGCCAGGCCTGATGGAAACGGGCCAACTCCTGCGGGTCCATCGCCGCCGTCAGCAGTTGTTCGCTGTCCAGCGCGCTGTCGCAGCGCCAGACCATGTTGTCGCGTTTCACCGCCAGCCAATGAAGCTGGAAGGTATTGGCGTACTCCGGGGCATAGCGCGTCAGCGCGTCCCGTCCCCAGCCACGGCGGCCCTTATTAAAGGCGAATTTTGGATGACCACTGAGCAGGCACTGCAACCGATCGGCGTCCAGCGCGATAAGATCTTCCGCGCTCATGCCGCGACGTGCGTTGCGCAGTTGCAGGTCGCCCAGCAGCGTAGCGTAGAGATCCTGCATATGCTCGGCGACGGTGGCATCGCTCATCGACAGCACCGGCTTTAGCTGCATCAGCAGCGTCTGTGCAACAACGGGCTCATCGGCGCAGCGCAGCGTTTCATGGTCGATCCACAGCCAGCCCCAGATCCCGCGCTGTGCGCTGAAGTGCCACTCCGCGCCCGGCAGATTAATCGCGTAACAGTCATCGCCCAGAGACTCGGCGTGAAAGACCTGTTCGTATTCCAGTTCAGCCAGCATTTTCGCCACCAACTGGCGGTTAACAATTTCCCAGTCCATACGGTTCATCACAGGCCCACCTCCATAAAGAAGCGGGTGCGATCTGCCATCACCAGGCGCGAACGTTTATGCGGGAAGTCGAACTCTTTCAGCGTGCGGTAGCCCGCCGGATCGAAGTGGCGGAACAGGCGCTGGTTGTCGGCGCGCGGCTCCAGCACCGTGCGCTGCGTGCGCGGTTCATCCAGCAGCAAATAGTGCGTCAGCCCGCGCAGCCAGCTTTGAACATAGTGCGCACCTCGCCAGGCCTGTTCGCCGACCAGTAGGTGCAGACCGCGATCGTAGGGCTGCCAGGTATAGTGGCGGCCGATACGATCTTCCGCTGCCCAGTAAATTTCAAAGTAGCTGAACGGCTGATCGTCAAAACAGCCAATCAACGGGAACGCATGTTTTCCGGTGAGCTGGCGTTCGAGATAGGCGGTTTGTAGCGCAAGGGAACCGCCTTGCTCCCAGAAATATTCCACACGCGGATCGTTCATCCAGCGGGTAAAACGTTCGGCGTCCAGCGCCGGGTCTGCCACGCGGAAACTCAGGGTTTTACGCACGCGTGGATCGTAACGGCGATAAACCTCACCCTTCGGGCGCGCCGGGCGAGCAGGGAAGTAGATTTCACGTTCTGCGTCAAAGGTCATTTCGCCGGAGGCCTGTTTTGACGGCGCGCTCAGCCAGAGCGGGAGCTGCCAGAACACGGCGCGATGAATAATATCGCTGTGCATCTGCGCAAAAAGCGCCAGCGCCTGCGGCTCCTCGCGCCAGTCGGCGTAAGGCAAAATCAGCGCGGAGATCTGCGGCGCGGCGATGAAAATCTGATCCAGCGCATCGCGCAGCCAGCCTTCCGGCAGCGGACCCGGCCAGCGCAGCACCGCGCTGTTATCCTGGCCCCAGCCGAGAGTCAGTTGTGCGTCGAGTTTTTCACAGCGCAGGCCGTGGCCGCTGTGAACGATATTGGCCATAGACATTCAGGACTCCTGCGCCAGCAGCGGGTTGGCGAAATCGAAATAGATGACCGATGGGTCGACGATGGTGTTTTCGTTGTGATCGTTCAGGTAACAGAAGAAGTTGCCTTTCACGTTCCAGAATGGGCTTTCCAGCACGTAGTCGAGACAGGTCTTGTGCGTCACCTGTTCGCGCACCGCGCAAAGCTGCATGCGTACCCGCGCCATCAGGCTAACTTCGCTGTCCAGCCCGGCAGCGCCCAGCGCGGCGGTGACGGCGAAGGTAGAGTTCACCAGCAGGTAGTACGGGAAGTAGCGCAGCAATTGCTCGTGGGTGAAAATATTTTCAGCCTGCGCCTCGCCGATAACGTCGAGCCAGCCCGCCGCATGTGGCAT includes the following:
- the iucC gene encoding aerobactin synthase IucC, whose product is MNRMDWEIVNRQLVAKMLAELEYEQVFHAESLGDDCYAINLPGAEWHFSAQRGIWGWLWIDHETLRCADEPVVAQTLLMQLKPVLSMSDATVAEHMQDLYATLLGDLQLRNARRGMSAEDLIALDADRLQCLLSGHPKFAFNKGRRGWGRDALTRYAPEYANTFQLHWLAVKRDNMVWRCDSALDSEQLLTAAMDPQELARFHQAWQARGLDKSWLALPVHPWQWQQKIALDFVADLAEGRMVSLGEFGDRWLAQQSLRTLTNASRQVGLDIKLPLTIYNTSCYRGIPGKYIAAGPLASRWLQQVFATDPTLQQSGAVILGEPAAGYVSHEGYAALAQAPYRYQEMLGVIWRENPFRWLKSDEIPILMATLMECDEHNRPLIGAYIAQSGMDAEAWLSQMFRVVVVPLYHLLCRYGVALIAHGQNITLAMKNGVPQRVLLKDFQGDMRLVKDEFPEMDSLPQEVRDVTARLSADYLIHDLQTGHFVTVLRFVSPLMVRLGVPERRFYQLLATVLSDYMQEHPQLSARFALFSLFRPQIIRVVLNPVKLTFPDQDGGSRMLPNYLEDLQNPLWLATKD
- the iucB gene encoding N(6)-hydroxylysine O-acetyltransferase, with amino-acid sequence MSMANIVHSGHGLRCEKLDAQLTLGWGQDNSAVLRWPGPLPEGWLRDALDQIFIAAPQISALILPYADWREEPQALALFAQMHSDIIHRAVFWQLPLWLSAPSKQASGEMTFDAEREIYFPARPARPKGEVYRRYDPRVRKTLSFRVADPALDAERFTRWMNDPRVEYFWEQGGSLALQTAYLERQLTGKHAFPLIGCFDDQPFSYFEIYWAAEDRIGRHYTWQPYDRGLHLLVGEQAWRGAHYVQSWLRGLTHYLLLDEPRTQRTVLEPRADNQRLFRHFDPAGYRTLKEFDFPHKRSRLVMADRTRFFMEVGL